In Streptococcus dysgalactiae subsp. dysgalactiae, the following are encoded in one genomic region:
- a CDS encoding ribonuclease HII, whose translation MSTSIKAIKESLEAVTTLSDPLFQELATDARLGVQKALKSRQKAIQTDLAEEERLEAMLSYEKALYKEGYQAIAGIDEVGRGPLAGPVVAACVILPQHFKIKGLNDSKKIPKAKHETIYQAVKEKALAIGIGIIDNQLIDEVNIYEATKLAMLEAIKQLEGQLTQPDYLLIDAMTLDIAIPQQSIIKGDANSLSIAAASIVAKVTRDQMMANYDRIFPGYGFAKNAGYGTKEHLDGLRTHGITPIHRKSFEPIKSM comes from the coding sequence ATGTCGACTAGTATTAAAGCCATCAAAGAAAGCCTGGAAGCTGTTACTACCCTCTCAGACCCCCTCTTTCAAGAATTGGCAACTGACGCTAGGTTAGGCGTCCAAAAAGCGCTAAAAAGTCGACAAAAGGCTATTCAGACCGACTTAGCAGAGGAAGAACGATTAGAAGCCATGCTTTCTTATGAAAAAGCGCTTTATAAAGAAGGCTACCAAGCCATTGCAGGTATTGATGAGGTGGGACGTGGCCCCCTAGCAGGTCCCGTTGTCGCAGCTTGTGTCATCTTACCTCAACATTTCAAAATTAAAGGTCTGAATGATTCTAAAAAAATCCCTAAAGCTAAACATGAGACCATTTATCAGGCAGTGAAAGAAAAGGCTTTGGCTATCGGTATCGGTATTATTGATAATCAGCTGATTGATGAGGTTAATATTTATGAAGCAACCAAACTAGCTATGCTAGAAGCTATTAAACAGTTGGAGGGCCAACTCACACAGCCAGATTATCTCTTGATTGATGCCATGACATTGGATATTGCCATTCCACAACAGTCTATTATTAAAGGCGATGCCAATTCCTTGTCTATTGCAGCAGCATCAATTGTAGCTAAGGTCACCAGAGATCAGATGATGGCTAACTATGATCGCATTTTTCCTGGTTATGGCTTTGCTAAAAATGCAGGCTATGGCACCAAAGAACATTTAGACGGTTTGCGGACACACGGGATAACACCGATTCATCGCAAGAGTTTTGAACCAATCAAGTCCATGTAA
- the topA gene encoding type I DNA topoisomerase, translating into MGTKTTTKPKTGTKKKSAAKKNLVIVESPAKAKTIEKYLGRSYKVVASVGHIRDLKKSSMSIDFDNNYEPQYINIRGKGPLINSLKKEAKAAKKVYLASDPDREGEAISWHLSHILGLDPEDKNRVVFNEITKDAVKNAFVEPRQIDMNLVDSQQARRVLDRIVGYSISPILWKKVKKGLSAGRVQSVALKLIIDRENEIKAFVPEEYWSIDGLFKKGTKKFQASFYGLDGKKMKLSNNDDVKAVLAKLKGDDFLVSKVEKKERRRNAPLPYTTSSLQQDAANKINFRTRKTMMVAQQLYEGIHLGENGTQGLITYMRTDSTRISPVAQNDAAQFINNRFGANYSKHGNRVKNTSGAQDAHEAIRPSSVNHTPEAIAKYLNKDQLKLYTLIWNRFVASQMTAAVFDTVKVNLEQNGMLFVANGSQMKFDGYMAVYNDSDKNKMLPEMEEGETVKKVSTSPEQHFTQPPARYSEATLIKTLEENGVGRPSTYAPTLEVIQRRYYVKLSAKRFEPTELGEIVNKLIVEFFPDIVDVAFTAEMEGKLDQVEIGEEEWQHVIDQFYQPFVKELNKAESEIEKIQIKDEPAGFDCDVCGHPMVIKLGRFGKFYACSNFPECRNTKAITKEIGVTCPICHKGQVIERKTKRNRIFYGCDRYPECDFTSWDLPVGRDCPKSGDYLVEKKVRGGGKQVVCSNETCDYKEEKIK; encoded by the coding sequence TTGGGAACAAAAACTACAACTAAGCCGAAAACGGGGACTAAAAAGAAATCAGCAGCAAAGAAAAATCTTGTTATTGTTGAATCACCTGCAAAAGCTAAGACTATTGAAAAATATCTTGGACGCAGTTACAAAGTTGTCGCTTCAGTAGGGCATATTCGTGACTTAAAAAAATCCTCTATGTCTATTGATTTTGATAATAATTATGAGCCACAATACATTAATATCCGTGGTAAGGGCCCCCTTATCAACTCTTTGAAAAAAGAAGCCAAAGCTGCTAAAAAAGTTTACTTGGCAAGTGACCCGGACCGTGAGGGAGAGGCTATTTCTTGGCATTTGTCACATATTCTAGGACTCGATCCTGAAGATAAAAACCGAGTGGTTTTCAATGAAATTACCAAAGATGCGGTGAAAAATGCTTTTGTGGAACCTCGTCAAATTGATATGAACCTGGTGGATTCTCAACAAGCTCGTCGTGTCTTAGACCGTATTGTAGGTTACTCCATCTCACCTATTCTTTGGAAAAAGGTCAAAAAAGGCCTTTCAGCAGGACGTGTCCAGTCGGTTGCTCTAAAATTAATTATTGACCGAGAAAATGAAATCAAAGCCTTTGTTCCAGAAGAATACTGGTCTATTGATGGCCTCTTCAAAAAAGGAACCAAAAAGTTTCAAGCAAGTTTTTACGGTCTTGATGGCAAGAAGATGAAACTTTCCAACAATGATGACGTTAAAGCAGTTCTTGCTAAATTAAAAGGTGATGATTTCTTGGTTAGTAAGGTTGAGAAAAAAGAGCGCCGTCGAAATGCCCCATTACCTTATACGACCTCTTCTCTACAACAAGACGCTGCTAATAAAATCAATTTCAGAACGCGTAAAACCATGATGGTAGCCCAACAATTGTATGAGGGGATTCATTTAGGAGAAAATGGAACTCAAGGTTTAATTACCTATATGCGTACCGATTCTACACGGATTAGTCCTGTAGCGCAAAATGATGCTGCCCAATTTATCAATAATCGTTTTGGAGCTAATTATTCTAAACATGGAAATCGTGTCAAAAATACCAGTGGTGCCCAAGATGCTCACGAAGCTATTCGTCCATCTAGCGTCAATCATACACCGGAAGCTATTGCCAAATACCTTAACAAGGATCAGTTAAAACTTTATACTCTGATTTGGAATCGTTTTGTGGCTAGCCAAATGACAGCAGCTGTTTTTGACACCGTAAAGGTGAACTTGGAGCAAAATGGCATGCTTTTTGTTGCCAATGGCAGCCAAATGAAATTCGATGGGTATATGGCTGTTTACAATGACTCGGATAAAAACAAAATGTTACCTGAAATGGAAGAAGGGGAAACCGTTAAAAAGGTATCAACTTCTCCAGAACAGCACTTCACGCAACCTCCGGCTCGCTACTCTGAAGCAACTCTGATTAAAACTTTAGAAGAAAATGGGGTCGGTCGACCATCAACTTATGCCCCAACCTTAGAAGTGATTCAACGCAGGTACTATGTTAAATTATCTGCTAAGCGCTTTGAGCCAACTGAGCTTGGGGAAATTGTCAACAAGCTTATTGTCGAATTTTTCCCAGATATTGTTGATGTTGCCTTTACTGCCGAGATGGAAGGTAAGCTAGATCAAGTGGAAATCGGCGAAGAAGAATGGCAACATGTCATCGATCAATTCTATCAACCCTTTGTCAAAGAATTGAATAAGGCTGAGTCTGAAATTGAAAAGATTCAAATCAAAGATGAACCAGCTGGTTTTGACTGTGATGTTTGTGGCCACCCAATGGTCATTAAGCTAGGACGTTTTGGGAAATTTTACGCGTGCAGCAACTTCCCTGAGTGTCGTAATACAAAAGCCATCACTAAAGAAATCGGTGTTACCTGTCCAATTTGTCATAAGGGACAAGTCATTGAACGAAAAACTAAGCGCAATCGGATTTTTTATGGTTGTGATCGCTACCCAGAATGTGACTTCACTTCTTGGGATTTACCAGTTGGACGTGACTGTCCTAAGTCTGGTGACTATCTGGTTGAAAAGAAAGTACGTGGTGGCGGCAAACAAGTGGTTTGTAGTAATGAAACGTGTGATTACAAAGAAGAAAAAATCAAATAA
- the dprA gene encoding DNA-processing protein DprA → MNHFELYKLKKAGLTNKNILNILDYQKQQEKYLSLQDMAVVSCCKHPSHFIETYKQLDIQKLKMEFKQFPSISILDKHYPMALKEIYNPPVLLFFQGNLDLLDKPKLAIVGSRRSSDTGVKSVRKILKELGNRFVIVSGLARGIDTSAHLACLKNGGQTIAVIGTGLDRFYPKENRELQTFLGRKHLILTEYGPGEEPLSYHFPERNRIIAGLSRGILVVEAKNRSGSLITCQIGTEEGRDIFAVPGNILDGESEGCLQLIKEGATCVTSGMDILSEYQK, encoded by the coding sequence GTGAATCATTTTGAACTTTATAAGCTAAAGAAGGCTGGACTGACTAATAAAAATATTCTCAATATTCTTGACTACCAAAAACAACAGGAAAAATACTTATCGCTTCAAGACATGGCCGTTGTTTCCTGTTGTAAGCACCCGTCTCACTTTATAGAAACCTATAAGCAGTTAGATATCCAAAAGTTAAAAATGGAATTTAAACAATTCCCTAGTATTTCTATCCTAGATAAACATTACCCAATGGCTTTGAAAGAAATATATAATCCGCCCGTCCTCTTGTTTTTTCAAGGCAATTTAGACCTTCTTGATAAACCTAAATTAGCCATTGTGGGCTCAAGGCGCTCAAGCGATACTGGAGTAAAGTCTGTCCGTAAAATTCTTAAAGAACTCGGGAACCGTTTTGTGATTGTTAGCGGACTTGCTCGAGGTATTGACACTAGTGCACATTTAGCCTGCCTTAAAAATGGAGGACAAACCATTGCGGTGATAGGAACAGGATTAGACCGTTTTTACCCTAAAGAAAATCGAGAATTACAAACATTCTTAGGAAGGAAACACCTTATCTTGACGGAATATGGTCCAGGAGAAGAACCACTATCGTATCACTTTCCGGAACGCAATCGTATTATTGCAGGGCTTAGTCGAGGTATTCTTGTCGTTGAAGCAAAAAATCGCTCAGGTTCCTTGATTACTTGTCAAATTGGGACAGAAGAGGGGCGAGATATTTTTGCTGTTCCAGGGAACATTTTGGACGGCGAATCCGAAGGTTGTTTACAGCTTATAAAAGAGGGAGCAACCTGCGTCACATCAGGGATGGACATCCTTTCCGAATATCAAAAATAA